A DNA window from Aquarana catesbeiana isolate 2022-GZ linkage group LG01, ASM4218655v1, whole genome shotgun sequence contains the following coding sequences:
- the UGDH gene encoding UDP-glucose 6-dehydrogenase has product MFKIKKICCIGAGYVGGPTCSVIAQMCPDIRVTVVDVNETRIEAWNSDTLPIYEPGLKEVVESCRGKNLFYSTDIDGAIQEADLVFISVNTPTKTYGMGKGRAADLKYIEACARRIVQNSNGYKIVTEKSTVPVRAAESIRRIFDANTKPNLNLQVLSNPEFLAEGTAVKDLKNPDRVLIGGDETPEGQKAVRALCAVYEHWVPTEKIITTNTWSSELSKLAANAFLAQRISSINSISALCEATGADVEEVARAIGMDQRIGNKFLKASIGFGGSCFQKDVLNLVYLCEVLNLHEVARYWQQVIDMNDYQRRRFTSRIIDCLFNTVTDKKIAVLGFAFKKDTGDTRESSSIYISKYLMDEGANLHIYDPKVLKEQIIMDLSQPGVVKDDRVAKLVHISTDPYEACEGAHAMVICTEWDMFKELDFHRIHSKMLKPAFIFDGRRVLDDLHGELQNIGFQVETIGKKVASKRIPFTPTADMPKISLADNPHKKPRV; this is encoded by the exons ATGTTCAAGATTAAGAAGATCTGCTGTATTGGTGCCGGCTATGTTGGCGGTCCTACTTGCAGCGTCATTGCTCAGATGTGCCCTGACATCAGAGTAACGGTGGTGGATGTTAACGAGACACGAATCGAAGCATGGAATTCTGACACCCTCCCCATCTACGAG ccgggATTGAAAGAAGTTGTTGAATCTTGCAGAGGAAAAAACTTGTTCTATTCTACTGATATAGATGGAGCCATACAAGAGGCTGATCTTGTCTTTATTTCT gtaAACACGCCAACAAAGACCTATGGAATGGGCAAAGGTCGGGCTGCGGATCTTAAATACATTGAGGCTTGTGCCCGTCGTATTGTTCAGAACTCAAATGGCTACAAAATTGTCACGGAAAAGAGCACAGTGCCTGTAAGAGCAGCAGAGAGCATTAGGAGGATATTTGATGCCAACACAAAACCTAATCTTAATCTGCAG GTGCTCTCTAACCCAGAATTCCTTGCTGAGGGAACAGCAGTTAAAGATCTTAAGAATCCTGACAGGGTGTTGATTGGAGGAGACGAGACTCCTGAAGGGCAAAAAGCAGTGCGTGCTCTGTGTGCTGTTTATGAGCATTGGGTACCCACTGAAAAAATCATCACCACCAACACTTGGTCATCTGAGCTTTCCAAACTG GCTGCCAATGCATTTCTTGCTCAGAGAATCAGCAGCATTAACTCCATCAGTGCCCTGTGTGAAGCCACTGGAGCAGATGTTGAAGAAGTGGCCAGGGCTATCGGCATGGACCAGAGAATTGGAAACAAATTTTTGAAAGCCAGTATCG GCTTTGGTGGTAGCTGCTTCCAGAAAGACGTGTTGAACTTGGTTTACCTTTGTGAGGTTCTGAACTTGCACGAAGTAGCAAGATACTGGCAACAG GTTATTGATATGAATGACTATCAGAGAAGAAGGTTTACCTCCAGGATCATTGATTGTCTCTTCAACACTGTAACAGACAAAAAAATTGCTGTCCTGGGATTTGCATTTAAGAAAGACACTGGTGACACAAG AGAGTCCTCCAGTATTTATATAAGTAAATATCTAATGGATGAAGGAGCAAATCTGCACATCTATGACCCCAAAGTACTTAAAGAACAGATTATTATGGACTTATCCCAGCCAGGTGTAGTGAAGGATGACAGAG ttGCAAAGCTGGTCCATATTTCTACAGACCCATATGAAGCCTGTGAGGGAGCTCATGCCATGGTGATCTGCACTGAGTGGGACATGTTTAAG GAATTGGATTTCCATCGGATCCATTCTAAGATGTTAAAGCCAGCATTCATATTTGATGGAAGAAGAGTTCTAGATGATCTCCATGGAGAACTACAGAATATAGGTTTTCAG GTAGAAACCATTGGAAAAAAGGTGGCTTCCAAGAGAATCCCTTTCACACCGACAGCGGATATGCCCAAGATCAGTCTTGCCGATAACCCTCATAAGAAGCCCAGAGTATAA